Proteins from one Falco naumanni isolate bFalNau1 chromosome 2, bFalNau1.pat, whole genome shotgun sequence genomic window:
- the TCEANC gene encoding transcription elongation factor A N-terminal and central domain-containing protein isoform X1 — translation MAPARSGTEREAGGRRHVEARCGGLKMSDQRNIVHRAHCIEKLLTENNFQDIEDHLKELEDVDMTIECLQGTEVAKAVYRVLKSCPSAELKNKAKQLLSRWKALYKSNCDQSMQVKKSISVYVEEEIKHLGVVPRKQTLSKGPCQQQASDATSSTILVPSQTVKNVLCNDAEGSMSQLSSFEEQHTDNEDSKPHVNEATLQQDPTRALRCKCTDLLYKALTGSAKDKEETEKWIELSREIEEHIFALHAKNDKKYKNCIRSKISNLKNPKSCHLKHNLFSGTLSPKAFAEMTVMEMASDELKQLRALYTESSVQEHQLPQVVNGTQTNKIKCRRCEKFDCTVTMIARGTLFLPGWVRNTNPDEQMLTYVICNQCGEQWYHSRWICL, via the coding sequence GTTTAAAAATGTCTGACCAGAGAAATATTGTACACAGAGCCCATTGTATTGAAAAACTACTGACTGAGAATAATTTCCAAGATATTGAAGATCATCTTAAAGAACTTGAAGATGTTGATATGACTATAGAATGTCTTCAGGGAACAGAAGTTGCTAAGGCTGTATACAGAGTGCTCAAGAGCTGCCCTTCAGCAGagttgaaaaataaagcaaagcagttATTATCAAGGTGGAAAGCACTTTACAAGAGTAACTGTGATCAGTCAATGCAAGTTAAAAAGTCCATTTCTGTGTATGTGGAAGAGGAAATCAAACATCTCGGTGTAGTTCCTAGAAAGCAGACACTTTCCAAAGGACCATGTCAGCAGCAGGCATCAGATGCCACTAGTTCTACAATTTTGGTCCCATCacaaactgtaaaaaatgtgCTGTGTAACGATGCGGAAGGCAGCATGAGTCAGCTTTCTTCTTTCGAGGAACAACACACTGATAATGAAGATTCTAAACCTCATGTTAATGAAGCAACTCTGCAGCAAGATCCAACGAGAGCTCTAAGATGTAAATGCACAGATCTTCTTTATAAAGCTTTGACTGGTTCTGCCAAAGacaaagaagaaactgaaaaatggatAGAGCTATCTAGGGAAATCGAAGAACATATTTTTGCTCTTCATgctaaaaatgacaaaaagtataaaaattgCATCAGAAGCAAAATATCTAACCTGAAGAACCCTAAAAGTTGCCACTTAAAACATAACCTTTTTTCAGGGACTTTAAGTCCAAAGGCTTTCGCTGAGATGACAGTGATGGAAATGGCCAGCGATGAACTGAAACAGCTCAGGGCTCTGTACACAGAATCATCTGTACAGGAACATCAGCTTCCACAAGTTGTTAATGGCACacagacaaacaaaataaagtgtAGGCGCTGTGAAAAATTTGATTGCACTGTCACTATGATTGCCAGAGgaactctttttcttcctggttgGGTGCGAAACACAAATCCAGATGAACAAATGTTGACTTACGTTATTTGTAACCAGTGTGGAGAACAGTGGTATCACAGCAGATGGATTTGTTTGTAA
- the TCEANC gene encoding transcription elongation factor A N-terminal and central domain-containing protein isoform X2, whose product MSDQRNIVHRAHCIEKLLTENNFQDIEDHLKELEDVDMTIECLQGTEVAKAVYRVLKSCPSAELKNKAKQLLSRWKALYKSNCDQSMQVKKSISVYVEEEIKHLGVVPRKQTLSKGPCQQQASDATSSTILVPSQTVKNVLCNDAEGSMSQLSSFEEQHTDNEDSKPHVNEATLQQDPTRALRCKCTDLLYKALTGSAKDKEETEKWIELSREIEEHIFALHAKNDKKYKNCIRSKISNLKNPKSCHLKHNLFSGTLSPKAFAEMTVMEMASDELKQLRALYTESSVQEHQLPQVVNGTQTNKIKCRRCEKFDCTVTMIARGTLFLPGWVRNTNPDEQMLTYVICNQCGEQWYHSRWICL is encoded by the coding sequence ATGTCTGACCAGAGAAATATTGTACACAGAGCCCATTGTATTGAAAAACTACTGACTGAGAATAATTTCCAAGATATTGAAGATCATCTTAAAGAACTTGAAGATGTTGATATGACTATAGAATGTCTTCAGGGAACAGAAGTTGCTAAGGCTGTATACAGAGTGCTCAAGAGCTGCCCTTCAGCAGagttgaaaaataaagcaaagcagttATTATCAAGGTGGAAAGCACTTTACAAGAGTAACTGTGATCAGTCAATGCAAGTTAAAAAGTCCATTTCTGTGTATGTGGAAGAGGAAATCAAACATCTCGGTGTAGTTCCTAGAAAGCAGACACTTTCCAAAGGACCATGTCAGCAGCAGGCATCAGATGCCACTAGTTCTACAATTTTGGTCCCATCacaaactgtaaaaaatgtgCTGTGTAACGATGCGGAAGGCAGCATGAGTCAGCTTTCTTCTTTCGAGGAACAACACACTGATAATGAAGATTCTAAACCTCATGTTAATGAAGCAACTCTGCAGCAAGATCCAACGAGAGCTCTAAGATGTAAATGCACAGATCTTCTTTATAAAGCTTTGACTGGTTCTGCCAAAGacaaagaagaaactgaaaaatggatAGAGCTATCTAGGGAAATCGAAGAACATATTTTTGCTCTTCATgctaaaaatgacaaaaagtataaaaattgCATCAGAAGCAAAATATCTAACCTGAAGAACCCTAAAAGTTGCCACTTAAAACATAACCTTTTTTCAGGGACTTTAAGTCCAAAGGCTTTCGCTGAGATGACAGTGATGGAAATGGCCAGCGATGAACTGAAACAGCTCAGGGCTCTGTACACAGAATCATCTGTACAGGAACATCAGCTTCCACAAGTTGTTAATGGCACacagacaaacaaaataaagtgtAGGCGCTGTGAAAAATTTGATTGCACTGTCACTATGATTGCCAGAGgaactctttttcttcctggttgGGTGCGAAACACAAATCCAGATGAACAAATGTTGACTTACGTTATTTGTAACCAGTGTGGAGAACAGTGGTATCACAGCAGATGGATTTGTTTGTAA
- the RAB9A gene encoding ras-related protein Rab-9A, translated as MAAKSSLLKVILLGDGGVGKSSLMNRYVTNKFDAQLFHTIGVEFLNKELEVDGHLVTMQIWDTAGQERFRSLRTPFYRGSDCCLLTFSVDDSQSFQNLSNWKKEFIYYADVKEPESFPFVILGNKVDIDERQVSTEEAQDWCRNNGNHPYFETSAKDATNVAAAFEEAVRRVLASEDRSDHFIQTDTVNLHRKPKPSSSCC; from the coding sequence ATGGCAGCAAAATCATCACTCCTTAAAGTAATACTGCTAGGAGATGGTGGAGTTGGAAAGAGTTCCCTTATGAACAGATATGTCACCAACAAGTTTGATGCACAGCTGTTTCATACAATAGGTGTGGAATTCTTAAATAAAGAGTTGGAAGTTGATGGACATCTTGTTACAATGCAGATATGGGACACAGCAGGTCAGGAACGTTTTAGGAGCTTGCGGACTCCTTTCTATAGAGGTTCTGACTGTTGTCTGCTAACCTTCAGTGTGGATGACTCTCAAAGCTTTCAAAACTTAAGCAATTGGAAGAAAGAATTCATTTATTATGCAGATGTCAAGGAGCCTGAAAGTTTTCCATTTGTGATACTGGGTAACAAAGTTGATATCGATGAAAGGCAAGTGTCTACGGAAGAAGCCCAAGACTGGTGCAGGAATAATGGCAACCATCCCTATTTTGAAACCAGTGCAAAGGATGCCACTAATGTTGCAGCAGCCTTTGAAGAAGCAGTTAGAAGAGTTCTAGCCTCTGAAGATAGATCAGATCACTTTATTCAAACAGATACAGTGAACCTTCATCGGAAACCAAAACCCAGTTCGTCTTGTTGTTGA